A window of Diospyros lotus cultivar Yz01 chromosome 14, ASM1463336v1, whole genome shotgun sequence contains these coding sequences:
- the LOC127790417 gene encoding coatomer subunit beta'-2-like, with amino-acid sequence MSNTSAEQRPFTLKFEREFDQRSERVKSLDFHPTEAWILVSLYSGTLCIWNYHSQVLEKSIKVTESPVRSAKFVARKQWVVAGADDKFIRAYDYNSVEKIKEVEAHTDFIRSLAVHPTLPLVLSSSDDMLVKLWDWEKDWECIRIFEGHSHYVMQVTFNPVDTNTFASASLDSSVKIWDLGSPISSFTLEGHSKGVNCAEFLTSGSHKPYLITGSDDHLVKVWDYQTGTCVRTLEGHTHYVTAVYVHPEVPIILTASEDETIRIWHATTYRLENTLNYELGRVWAVGCVKGSAKAVFGCDGGTVVAKVICSQSWDSVNLETEGEDSKE; translated from the exons ATGTCGAATACG TCCGCCGAGCAACGTCCATTCACTCTCAAATTTGAG AGAGAGTTCGATCAGCGGTCGGAGAGAGTTAAGTCTCTGGATTTCCATCCAACGGAGGCATG GATCCTAGTGAGTTTGTACTCTGGAACACTTTGCATCTGGAACTACCACTCGCAA GTTTTGGAGAAATCCATTAAGGTCACAGAATCACCAG TGAGGTCGGCGAAGTTTGTGGCTCGCAAACAGTGGGTCGTTGCAGGAGCCGATGACAAGTTTATTCGTGCATACGACTACAATTCTGTCGAAAAGATCAAAGAAGTGGAGGCACACACGGATTTCATTCGGTCTTTGGCAGTGCATCCTACCCTCCCACTTGTGCTGTCATCATCGGATGACATGCTCGTAAAGCTTTGGGACTGGGAGAAGGACTGGGAGTGCATTCGGATCTTTGAGGGGCACAGCCATTATGTAATGCAAGTAACATTTAATCCCGTAGATACCAATACCTTTGCAAGCGCCTCCCTCGATAGCAGCGTCAAG ATATGGGATCTTGGCTCCCCTATTTCGAGTTTCACTCTGGAGGGCCATTCTAAAGGGGTGAATTGTGCGGAATTCCTCACGAGTGGTTCTCATAAGCCGTATCTGATCACGGGTTCTGACGATCACCTTGTTAAG GTTTGGGACTATCAGACCGGAACTTGTGTCCGGACACTAGAAGGCCACACTCATTACGTTACTGCAGTATATGTTCATCCTGAAGTTCCCATCATACTTACAGCTTCAGAAGATGAGACTATTCGCATATGGCATGCGACAACTTATAG GCTTGAGAATACACTTAACTATGAACTTGGAAGAGTTTGGGCAGTTGGGTGCGTGAAAGGTTCTGCCAA GGCTGTGTTTGGTTGCGATGGAGGCACCGTTGTGGCCAAAGTTATTTGCTCTCAGAGTTGGGATTCTGTAAATCTTGAGACTGAGGGGGAAGACTCGAAGGAATAA